One stretch of Balneola sp. MJW-20 DNA includes these proteins:
- a CDS encoding SDR family oxidoreductase, producing MNSFSSSSALIIGCGWTGKKLGKFLSEQGVQVTGTTRSKENFKEIRSFNIEPLLLDVSLNPASGLSIPDADTIFISLSPGRGDDRSDYPLVLARLASELQNKKAQIILFSSTSAYDRQKGIVTEKDAVPDAEADNVILKGEGVIKAQLKEAVILRFGGLYGPDRHPVKYLAGRKELKDGDAPVNLVHSDDIIRICAEIIKQEVRAGVFNVCADLHPSRKVLYTSIARKRGLSVPEFEDGGSDEKRVSNQKIKETLGYKFLHPDPMDD from the coding sequence ATGAATTCATTCTCATCTTCATCAGCACTTATCATCGGCTGCGGCTGGACCGGAAAAAAACTAGGTAAATTTCTGTCTGAACAGGGAGTACAGGTTACCGGCACCACCCGTTCAAAGGAGAACTTTAAAGAGATCCGGTCTTTCAATATTGAACCTCTTTTGTTAGATGTGAGCCTAAACCCTGCTTCGGGGTTGAGCATTCCGGACGCGGATACCATCTTTATATCCCTCTCACCGGGAAGAGGAGATGACCGCTCCGACTATCCATTAGTATTAGCCAGGCTTGCTTCCGAATTACAAAATAAAAAGGCACAGATCATACTCTTCAGCTCCACTTCCGCATATGACAGGCAGAAGGGAATAGTAACTGAGAAAGATGCAGTCCCGGATGCAGAAGCTGATAACGTAATTCTGAAGGGAGAGGGAGTGATCAAAGCTCAACTGAAAGAGGCGGTCATTCTGAGATTTGGCGGATTATACGGCCCGGACCGGCACCCGGTGAAATACCTTGCAGGAAGGAAAGAGCTTAAGGATGGCGATGCGCCTGTAAACCTGGTTCATAGTGACGATATCATCAGGATCTGTGCAGAGATCATCAAGCAGGAGGTGAGAGCGGGTGTTTTCAATGTGTGTGCAGACCTTCATCCGTCCAGAAAAGTTCTTTATACAAGCATTGCCCGCAAACGGGGGCTCAGCGTACCTGAATTCGAAGACGGTGGTTCCGATGAAAAAAGAGTTTCAAATCAAAAGATCAAAGAAACTCTTGGATATAAGTTTCTGCATCCTGACCCCATGGATGATTAG
- a CDS encoding S1C family serine protease, with product MKYSVTVSALLITLLISCSDNQEIPATQAIALNEPEPVTESYEAPAPQTKTAEVSESRTNAITSAVKNVGNAVVSITVTEVGTNVRNEFDLMLYQYFDIPIQREVQSMGSGFIISEDGLVVTNEHVAGSGATKILVALADGTSHEAELIGSDELSDLALLKLKGERESYPYIEFADSDNIMVGEWAIAMGNPFGLFSDGQPSVTVGVVSAKERDFRPDPQEPRVYVEMIQTDAAINSGNSGGPLVNSEGKVMGVNTLIYTGGTSRGFVGLGFAIPSNRVQKIIDQLQNSGEVSLEFDPGMKFQPITRQLVLRNRNIPAIPGLFVTEVNKNGPAYECGIMPGDVIVKIGENRVSSELHAWALMREYEEGEKLRLELVRSGQVYETEMLLRKRVTGR from the coding sequence ATGAAATACAGTGTTACCGTATCAGCCTTACTAATCACCCTTTTGATCTCCTGTTCAGATAATCAGGAGATCCCTGCCACCCAGGCAATTGCGTTAAATGAACCAGAGCCGGTTACTGAATCCTATGAGGCTCCCGCACCCCAGACTAAGACAGCAGAGGTGAGTGAAAGCCGTACTAACGCTATCACCAGTGCGGTTAAGAATGTGGGGAATGCAGTTGTCAGTATTACCGTAACTGAGGTAGGGACCAATGTCCGAAATGAATTTGACCTTATGTTGTATCAATATTTTGATATTCCTATTCAACGAGAGGTTCAGAGTATGGGATCCGGTTTCATCATTTCTGAAGACGGGCTGGTGGTGACTAATGAGCATGTTGCCGGTTCAGGTGCGACTAAAATACTTGTAGCTTTAGCGGATGGCACCTCTCATGAAGCTGAACTGATCGGTTCCGATGAGTTATCGGATCTGGCACTTTTAAAATTAAAAGGCGAAAGGGAAAGCTATCCCTATATAGAATTTGCCGACTCCGACAATATTATGGTAGGAGAATGGGCTATCGCAATGGGGAACCCATTTGGATTATTTTCAGACGGACAGCCATCGGTCACGGTAGGAGTGGTAAGTGCGAAAGAAAGAGATTTCAGACCCGACCCGCAGGAACCCCGCGTATATGTAGAAATGATCCAGACTGATGCAGCGATAAATTCAGGGAATTCAGGCGGACCACTGGTAAACAGTGAGGGAAAAGTAATGGGTGTGAACACGCTGATCTATACCGGAGGCACCAGCCGCGGTTTTGTCGGGCTTGGGTTCGCGATTCCCAGTAACCGGGTTCAGAAGATCATCGATCAACTCCAGAACTCAGGAGAAGTAAGCCTGGAATTTGATCCGGGGATGAAGTTCCAGCCTATTACCCGTCAGTTAGTACTCAGAAACAGAAACATTCCGGCCATACCGGGACTTTTTGTTACAGAAGTGAATAAGAACGGGCCGGCTTATGAGTGCGGGATCATGCCCGGAGATGTGATCGTGAAGATCGGCGAGAACCGGGTGAGCAGTGAGCTGCATGCCTGGGCATTAATGAGAGAATATGAAGAAGGTGAAAAGCTCCGGCTGGAGCTGGTACGCAGCGGACAGGTATATGAAACCGAGATGTTGCTGAGAAAAAGAGTGACCGGACGCTAA
- a CDS encoding bifunctional oligoribonuclease/PAP phosphatase NrnA — translation MFKHFRDKILNHKKVAVFSHVSPDGDCIGSQIGLCLWLKQNGVDTVAVNQDELPDNLQWMRKIFPIHKPTEINADEYDAFAFVDGNILYRFGELAESLSGDGRPFYMIDHHPDPEEVFEEKVSVTEKSSTCELVYDLYMEHDPSQVSPEIARALYTGIVTDTGSFQFDSVKPATMKAGSDLLDRGGFTPNEIVDRIYSTKTLDQLKLLSLALETIQTHADGQIATIYITKDMFSETQTTKEDTEGFVSYPLSIDTAKCCVLFREDDKGIKLSLRSRSEVDVNKWARKFNGGGHKKAAGAFHEGPLEKAMKEVVEAGKEQL, via the coding sequence ATGTTCAAACATTTCAGAGACAAGATATTAAATCATAAGAAAGTTGCTGTCTTTTCCCATGTCAGTCCGGACGGAGACTGTATAGGCTCACAGATCGGGCTCTGCCTGTGGCTAAAGCAAAATGGGGTGGATACGGTTGCGGTCAATCAGGATGAACTTCCTGATAATCTTCAGTGGATGCGAAAGATCTTTCCTATACATAAGCCGACCGAAATCAATGCCGATGAATATGATGCCTTCGCATTTGTCGACGGAAATATTTTGTATCGCTTCGGAGAGCTGGCGGAAAGCCTGAGCGGAGATGGAAGACCTTTTTATATGATCGATCATCACCCGGATCCGGAAGAAGTATTTGAAGAGAAAGTATCGGTAACTGAAAAATCATCCACCTGTGAATTGGTGTATGATCTGTACATGGAGCATGACCCTTCACAGGTTAGTCCTGAGATTGCCAGAGCTTTGTATACAGGTATTGTTACCGACACAGGGTCTTTCCAGTTTGACAGCGTTAAACCTGCAACTATGAAAGCCGGCTCTGACCTCCTGGATCGGGGCGGATTCACTCCTAATGAGATCGTTGACCGTATCTATTCTACCAAGACCTTAGATCAGCTTAAATTATTGAGTCTGGCGCTGGAGACCATCCAAACACATGCTGATGGACAGATCGCTACGATCTATATTACCAAAGACATGTTCAGTGAAACCCAAACGACCAAGGAAGATACCGAGGGATTTGTCAGCTATCCCCTGAGCATTGATACGGCCAAGTGCTGTGTTTTATTCAGGGAAGATGATAAAGGAATAAAGCTGAGTCTCAGGTCCCGCAGTGAAGTGGATGTTAATAAATGGGCACGAAAATTTAACGGCGGGGGCCATAAAAAGGCTGCCGGCGCGTTTCATGAAGGTCCGCTTGAAAAGGCAATGAAAGAAGTAGTAGAAGCCGGTAAAGAACAACTTTAA
- a CDS encoding thiamine diphosphokinase → MHALIVCNGFPPPDKLLRTETSEADLVIGADGGGNILLAHDLVPDVIIGDLDSFVRPETVAFKLIKDPDQDTNDLEKALKYALSQNVATCSIVGAFGQRMDHSLKNLSVMKQFNDCFKELYFVDEYQKVFLLKEPLDIRLPKGTIISLFPLSGEVTGITTKGLMYPLDDDVLKNGVRDGTSNETVQEQVHISHEKGDLLVFIER, encoded by the coding sequence ATGCACGCACTTATAGTTTGTAATGGCTTTCCGCCGCCGGATAAATTACTTCGGACTGAAACCAGTGAAGCAGACCTCGTCATAGGAGCAGACGGAGGGGGGAATATTCTGCTTGCGCATGACCTCGTCCCGGATGTCATTATAGGCGATCTGGATAGTTTTGTCAGGCCAGAAACCGTAGCCTTTAAACTGATCAAAGATCCTGATCAGGATACCAATGATCTGGAGAAAGCCCTTAAGTATGCCCTGTCACAGAATGTGGCAACCTGCTCTATCGTTGGTGCATTCGGCCAAAGGATGGACCACTCCCTCAAAAACCTATCCGTCATGAAGCAATTCAATGATTGTTTTAAAGAGCTGTATTTTGTGGATGAATACCAGAAAGTATTTTTGCTTAAGGAACCTCTGGACATCAGGCTTCCGAAAGGCACCATAATTTCCCTATTTCCCCTTTCGGGTGAAGTAACAGGAATAACCACCAAAGGGCTTATGTATCCACTGGATGATGATGTTTTAAAAAATGGGGTGCGGGACGGAACCTCCAACGAAACCGTTCAGGAGCAGGTTCATATCAGTCACGAGAAAGGAGACCTGCTCGTTTTTATTGAGCGCTGA
- the pnuC gene encoding nicotinamide riboside transporter PnuC — protein sequence MESILDGIITGVQNTAPEEWIAVITGLLSVWYSMKENILVYPFGIVSVLIYVYLAYNYQLYADMGVNAYYFVMSVYGWYHWKDTGGERKQIPVTINDKRENLIMITMFIGSFGLLAWFLMNFTDSDVPVWDALTTAFAIVGMWLMARKKLESWIAWIITDLISIPLYFYKDLVLTSFQFLFFTIIAVGGLIAWYRSMKREEIQFSAQ from the coding sequence ATGGAATCTATCCTAGATGGTATTATTACCGGAGTTCAGAACACAGCCCCGGAAGAATGGATTGCTGTAATCACCGGGTTGCTCAGTGTATGGTATTCTATGAAAGAGAATATCCTTGTTTATCCATTCGGTATTGTCAGTGTATTGATCTATGTATATCTGGCGTATAATTATCAGCTATATGCAGATATGGGAGTTAATGCTTACTACTTTGTGATGAGCGTTTACGGATGGTATCACTGGAAAGACACGGGTGGCGAACGAAAGCAGATCCCGGTTACGATCAATGATAAGCGGGAAAACCTGATCATGATCACGATGTTCATAGGTTCTTTTGGTTTGCTGGCATGGTTTCTCATGAACTTTACGGACAGTGATGTGCCTGTCTGGGATGCATTGACGACCGCTTTTGCCATTGTAGGGATGTGGCTTATGGCAAGAAAAAAACTTGAGAGCTGGATCGCCTGGATCATTACTGACCTCATTTCTATACCACTCTATTTTTATAAAGATCTGGTACTGACCAGTTTTCAATTCCTTTTCTTTACCATAATTGCGGTTGGGGGGTTGATCGCCTGGTACCGTTCAATGAAGAGAGAAGAGATTCAGTTCAGCGCTCAATAA
- the tsaE gene encoding tRNA (adenosine(37)-N6)-threonylcarbamoyltransferase complex ATPase subunit type 1 TsaE: MKNFISDSEKQTIDAGRSFSHELGSGDVICLQGELGAGKTHFVKGLASGLGIDPQAVSSPTYTLINEYSGELPLYHFDCYRLKNEAEALDIGIEDYLYGEGISVIEWPQRVSNLIPEDAYIVTLEHVSDTKRKITIHQRDGS; the protein is encoded by the coding sequence GTGAAGAATTTTATAAGTGATTCAGAGAAACAGACTATTGATGCCGGAAGATCATTTTCACATGAACTTGGATCAGGAGATGTGATCTGCCTTCAGGGAGAACTTGGTGCAGGAAAGACCCATTTTGTGAAAGGACTGGCAAGTGGTCTCGGGATTGACCCACAGGCAGTAAGCTCACCTACATATACTCTGATCAATGAATATTCAGGGGAGCTGCCTTTATATCATTTTGATTGTTACCGGCTAAAGAATGAGGCGGAGGCTCTTGATATCGGGATTGAAGACTACTTGTATGGAGAGGGGATTAGTGTGATCGAGTGGCCTCAAAGGGTATCAAATTTAATTCCTGAGGATGCTTATATTGTCACCCTTGAACATGTTAGTGATACCAAAAGAAAGATAACGATACATCAGAGAGATGGCAGTTAG